The following proteins are encoded in a genomic region of Coffea eugenioides isolate CCC68of chromosome 6, Ceug_1.0, whole genome shotgun sequence:
- the LOC113775441 gene encoding UDP-glycosyltransferase 73C4-like yields MLMNQQASIIFKPQKFESVCLIFCIDLYKHILVPTPQTATSRESSPIVAMASHIQTHFVLLPLMAPGHMNPMIDIARLLARRGEIVTIVTTTLNAKRIETIASGLCIRIVPLQFPSVAAGLPEGCENLDMIPSMDSLSQFFVATDMLQQPVEELLAELKPRPSCIISDLSFWWTTLVAQRFQIPRLVFHGTGCFALYVTRRLMISKVPNNVKSDSDYMVVPGLPHRVELTKAQLPGLANPSVSGINYFHERMKEAEKNAYGIVVNTFEELEMDYVEEFRKVMNKRVWCIGPVSLCNSDKLDYKAERGNKASVDQHNCLKWLASRETNSVIYVCLGSLSRLSTGQMTELALGLEASQRPFVWATRYKSGDFEKWLCEEKFEERINDRGLLIHGWAPQVLILSHPAVGGFVTHCGWNSTLEGISAGVPLITWPMFGEQFCNEKLIVNILRVGVRVGVEFPVRFGEEEKVGVQVKQQDCKTAIDELMSEEQEGKQRRERARKLGEMAKRALEEGGSSHLNLDLLVQDITEHPME; encoded by the coding sequence ATGTTAATGAATCAGCAAGCATCCATCATTTTCAAACCACAGAAATTTGAGTCAGTGTGCCTTATATTTTGCATTGACCTGTACAAGCATATATTAGTACCCACTCCTCAGACCGCAACTTCTAGAGAGTCTTCTCCAATTGTTGCCATGGCCTCCCATATCCAAACTCACTTCGTCTTGCTGCCCCTAATGGCCCCAGGCCACATGAATCCAATGATAGACATTGCTAGGTTGTTGGCAAGGCGAGGTGAAATTGTCACCATAGTCACCACAACCCTCAATGCCAAAAGGATTGAAACAATTGCCAGTGGGCTCTGTATTCGAATAGTTCCACTCCAATTCCCATCTGTTGCTGCCGGCTTACCCGAAGGTTGTGAAAATTTAGATATGATCCCTTCGATGGACTCACTCTCACAGTTTTTCGTGGCAACAGACATGCTACAACAACCAGTTGAAGAATTGCTTGCAGAGCTAAAACCCCGGCCCAGCTGCATCATATCCGACCTGAGTTTTTGGTGGACAACACTTGTTGCTCAAAGGTTTCAGATTCCAAGGCTTGTCTTCCACGGAACAGGTTGCTTCGCGCTCTATGTTACGCGTAGGTTGATGATTTCCAAGGTTCCGAACAACGTAAAATCTGATTCGGATTATATGGTTGTCCCTGGCCTGCCGCACAGAGTTGAGCTTACTAAGGCTCAGCTTCCGGGTTTGGCTAACCCGAGTGTATCTGGCATAAATTATTTCCATGAGCGGATGAAAGAAGCTGAGAAGAACGCGTATGGGATAGTGGTGAACACTTTTGAGGAGTTGGAAATGGATTACGTCGAGGAATTCAGAAAGGTTATGAACAAAAGAGTTTGGTGTATTGGTCCTGTTTCACTGTGCAACTCAGACAAGTTAGATTATAAGGCCGAAAGAGGTAACAAGGCCTCAGTGGATCAACACAATTGCTTGAAGTGGCTTGCATCCAGGGAAACCAATTCTGTAATCTATGTTTGCCTTGGAAGCTTATCTCGTCTGTCAACTGGGCAGATGACTGAGCTTGCACTGGGTTTGGAGGCGTCGCAACGACCGTTTGTGTGGGCTACGAGGTACAAATCAGGTGACTTTGAGAAATGGCTTTGTGAAGAAAAATTCGAAGAAAGAATCAATGACAGGGGTCTTTTAATCCACGGTTGGGCACCACAGGTACTAATCCTCTCTCATCCTGCAGTTGGTGGATTCGTTACACATTGTGGCTGGAACTCGACTCTTGAAGGGATTTCTGCTGGTGTGCCACTGATAACTTGGCCCATGTTTGGCGAGCAATTCTGCAATGAGAAGTTGATTGTGAACATACTGCGGGTCGGGGTTAGAGTTGGAGTAGAATTTCCTGTTAGATTCGGAGAGGAGGAAAAGGTTGGGGTGCAGGTGAAGCAGCAAGACTGTAAAACAGCTATTGACGAATTGATGAGTGAAGaacaagaaggaaaacaaagaagagAGAGAGCTCGAAAACTTGGGGAAATGGCAAAGAGGGCACTAGAGGAAGGGGGTTCTTCTCACCTAAATCTGGATTTGCTGGTCCAAGATATCACAGAGCATCCGATGGAATAG
- the LOC113775727 gene encoding UDP-glycosyltransferase 73C4-like, with protein MAFQVQPPHFILIPFMAQGHLLPVIDIARLLARRGVIITIFTTPVNAKRFESIVAREVDAGLQIRVIKLDFPSAEAGLPDGCECFDMLPSIESGINFFAAARMLRPSVEQWLSELKPSPSCILSDMCHPWTSQVARKFQVPRLVFHGFCCFSLLCSHNLTNSEDLDNVTSDAEYFTVPDLPDHIELTKAQVVGLVKPIIPEWAEIQEQIRETEKEAYGVVVNTFEELELDYVRQYKKAKGKGVWCIGPVSLCNKENLDKAERGNKASINEHQCMKWLDTWEPESVIYACLGSITRLATSQLIELGLGLESSGRPFVWVTRDASDEFRKWLVEEKFEERTEGRGLLIHGWAPQVLILSHPSIGGFLTHCGWNSTIEGISSGAPMITWRLFAEQFVNEKLVLYVLKTGVKAGVESPVYIGHEEDVGVQVTRDNTKTAIEALMDQGEEGQMRRKRAAELKKMARKAADEGGSSHLNIEQLIKDIMEKVHTKSITDDS; from the exons ATGGCCTTTCAAGTGCAGCCTCCACATTTCATATTGATTCCTTTCATGGCCCAAGGTCACTTGCTCCCTGTGATAGATATTGCCAGATTGTTGGCAAGGCGTGGAGTTATCATAACCATTTTCACTACACCTGTAAATGCCAAGAGATTTGAATCAATAGTTGCACGAGAAGTAGATGCCGGACTGCAAATCCGCGTCATCAAACTTGATTTTCCATCCGCAGAAGCAGGGCTACCAGACGGATGCGAGTGTTTTGATATGCTCCCTTCCATAGAGTCCGGTATCAATTTCTTTGCGGCTGCCAGAATGCTACGACCATCAGTTGAACAATGGCTTAGTGAGCTGAAACCGTCCCCGAGTTGCATACTTTCTGATATGTGCCATCCATGGACAAGTCAAGTTGCACGGAAGTTTCAGGTTCCAAGGCTTGTTTTCCATGGGTTTTGCTGCTTCTCCCTCCTCTGCTCGCACAATTTGACAAATTCCGAGGATCTTGACAACGTAACTTCTGATGCAGAGTACTTCACGGTGCCTGATTTGCCTGACCACATCGAACTGACCAAAGCTCAGGTTGTAGGCCTTGTCAAACCAATCATCCCAGAATGGGCAGAAATTCAGGAACAAATAAGAGAAACAGAAAAGGAAGCATATGGAGTTGTGGTCAATACCTTTGAAGAGTTGGAGCTTGATTATGTTAGACAGTATAAAAAGGCGAAAGGTAAAGGTGTCTGGTGCATTGGCCCTGTTTCCCTGTGCAACAAAGAGAATTTGGATAAAGCTGAAAGAGGAAACAAGGCTTCCATTAATGAACACCAGTGCATGAAATGGCTAGACACATGGGAGCCAGAGTCCGTAATCTATGCCTGTTTGGGAAGCATTACCCGGTTGGCAACTTCACAATTGATTGAACTTGGACTAGGCCTAGAATCATCAGGTCGACCTTTTGTCTGGGTCACTAGAGACGCATCCGATGAATTTCGGAAATGGCTTGTTGAAGAAAAGTTTGAAGAAAGGACCGAGGGCAGAGGGCTTTTAATCCATGGTTGGGCGCCACAAGTTCTCATCCTGTCTCACCCATCAATCGGAGGGTTCTTAACACATTGCGGGTGGAACTCAACTATAGAAGGGATAAGCTCAGGTGCGCCAATGATCACATGGCGACTGTTCGCTGAGCAGTTCGTCAATGAGAA GCTAGTATTATATGTACTGAAAACTGGAGTCAAGGCTGGAGTGGAGTCTCCTGTTTACATAGGACATGAAGAAGACGTGGGAGTGCAGGTGACAAGAGATAACACAAAGACTGCTATTGAAGCGTTGATGGATCAAGGGGAGGAAGGGCAGATGAGAAGAAAGCGAGCCGCAGAACTGAAAAAGATGGCAAGGAAGGCAGCAGATGAAGGTGGTTCCTCACACCTCAACATTGAACAGCTAATCAAAGACATCATGGAGAAAGTTCACACTAAGAGCATTACAGATGATTCTTAG